AATCTTGAAACGAAAATCACTTTCCCTCCCACAGAAGCGCTTAATTCATTCGGTTTTGGAGGCAGGTGGGCTAACAAGGTTGACTTAAATTCTCTTGCAGATACTGATGCAGGATCCTCAGAGCCAAACCTGTGAAATGTTTTGCTTCAACAAGAGGTAGAAGAGCTACTACCAGGTAGTAACAGCGTATGATCCTTGCCAGTTTGTTGCTTGTTCCACCTGCTGTGTGCAAATTTTGGTTTAGAAAAGGCTAAAACTATCCAGTCTTAGTATCCAGTGCTCTTGGCGAAATTCAACTGGTGCAGCATGGCATccattttctctcctccccctgtgctcTCCGCAACTTTCCAAAGCTGATTTGGGATGTGGGGAGGTGGAGGGGATAGGAGAAGAAGCTTCATTGTGCTCACAGGAGTATGTTGTGTTGTTGGACCCAGCACTGGATGCCACCCCTTGTGTTGAACAGAATATTTGGAAAATAAGGACCAAACTATTATGTGACAGTGGGAAAagaggggtattgttttgttgctgATACATGGGTGGAAGCGCCAGATGGGTTCTGCCGGTGGGCACCGCTGCATCCTCACTGCCATCATGCCTCACCCCCATTCCATCCTAAAAAGTgtgtttatatgtgttggaagctgcccagagtggctggggcagctgagccagatgggcggggcattgCTGCAGTACTTGCACTGACAGGCATCaaagtgtgatgttgaattccatccCTTGTCTTTAACGAGAGTAGATGTGGTGGGACAGCAAGGGGGAGAAACTATGTTTGAAGGATCTGATAAACTGTTGAAAAGTCAGGTGTTAATCTGGACCCATAGGACTACTGAGTTTGGTTAATCCTAGAATCAGCCACAATAGGCACATGCAATGGGAAACTGTGGCAGTGTGACTGAGTAATCTTTGTAATACATCTTGGCTGACAAGATGATGAGAAAAGCACCGCTTGGCAGTCAGCAGATGATGAAGCCCCAACATGACTGCTAGAGATGCTGAGATAGCATTACTCAGACACAGATTATGTTTTCCCTTGGAAAACATCGAGtaaagaaaggaaatggaaaaagTTGTTCCCACCTCTgatcagaacaaaaaacaaagagtAAGGTGGACTCACTCACTTAACTAAGGAAGGAAAAAGAACCACCAGATCCTTTGATATTAACAGACACTGGTAGCTAGGAACTGTTAAGAAACATGGAATgagttaaaataatttattaatttcacTCTTAATTTGGCAGTGGGGAGTGACGATAGGTtgattgggtggaattcaacatcactcTCATCCAGCTGTACCATCTGCGCAAACATTGCAATTTACTAAATGGAACAATCCTCCCCTTGCACACTGTTTTGGAGTTCTCCCAACTGGGGCAGAGAGTGGAGGAAAGCCAGAAGTCCTTGTGTCGGGGCTTCCTTCTATGGGGCTCTTAGATGAATTCAGCTGCCTAGAGAGGTTTTTTGCATTGAGTGACTAATAAatcaaattaacaacaacaagatacagtggtatctcgggttacagatgcttcaggttacaaactccactaacccagaaatagtaccttgggttaagtactttgcttcaggatgagaacagaaattgtgaggcggcggcagcaggaggccccaattagctaaagtgctacctcaggttaagaacagtttcaggttaagaatggacctccaggatgaattaagttcttaacccgaggtaccactgtaatatgaagTAATTCTGTGTAAAGTATTTGAGATGATAATTGCTTTATCCCCTGCCCTTGTATTGGGTGTTGTGCCTCCACTTAATTTGTTTCCATTGCAATCCTGAGTTGGTTGCTGATTTGGCCTTACTTAACAGGGGGTGATTTTAAATCCTCATTTTCAGAAGAGATTGTTTTTGTATACCCCTTATGTACCCAGTTGGCTTCTGTGCTCTCAGCGGCAAGTCCATTCTTTATAATATAAGAATTGGACCTTTAGTGTGGCAAGAGCTGCCCTTTGGAGCTCACTTCTGTTAAACATAAGACAATTGTCTTTTTGGTGCCTTCTGAAGACCTTTTCTTTTCTGACCAGCTTTTAAGTGTACATCTTCATCCAACTCTGTATCTGTGCTGGATGTGAAATTGTTTTTAGATATGCAAGTTGTCTTGAGATACAATCTTGGTTTTGTTGTCGATGCTTTTTACtgtgaaatcactttgagatatTTTATGAGAAGTGATTCGTAAAGAGAATCAAATAAATACTTTTAAGCAGACAAGAGCAGTATCTGAATCAGGCCTTGTGCCAACAATTGTGCACTGACTGTTGCTAAATGAGCAGGAAGTATGGAGAGAGAGCTTGCCTAATGCCTCATTGTTCCAAAACAAAGGCGAGCCGTTTTTAGACTAGATATTCAAACAAAGGGAGAGTGAGCTACAGGACGATTGTGAGTTTCTCAGATACAAATGATATAATATTGTATATACAAATAGTtcaagtgtacacacacacacacacacacacacacacaacatacactCTGTTTTTCTTGATACTGGgtaaggcagcatgcttctgaatcgGGTGGTTTCTTATGCTTGCTGTTTCCTAATTTTGCATGCTTTCACACATAGAACTTTTCAGTTATTGGGCTGCCTGAGTGTATCTGACACCTAAAGTGATGCAGAGATGTTGCAGATTTCCATGCAGACCCTGCTACTTCGAACAGTGGGGTGGGGATTAGCAGGACGAGGATGGATTACAGAGTTTAAACACAGGGTTATTGTGCAAAGGAACACACTATGTACAAAATGACAATGTCTTAACTGGCACGTGCATGCAGAAAGTGCAACATGCATTGGGACTTCCCTACTAAATCTGGAAGAAAAATATGCGTTATTGGGCTAACATTCACATGTGGTAGGTATACTCTTAAATCCAACTTGCCaaaatgagggagggaggaatgagtACGATCGTGGTGTGCCACTGTGCATTGGTTTTGCCTTATGTGGAAACAGAGCTTCTATAAACTAACCATGAAAATGATAGAGTCACCCTGCAGTCATATTGTAACAGTACATGGGTGGTAAAGACCTTTATTACCAACACATGAAAGGATTGGAATGCCTAGCATGGGATATAAAACCTGCTAATCACTTGTGCTTTCTCTTTTGACGCAGAGGTATTAATGAGCCTCCTAAATGATGATGGCATTCAGAGACAAGACTGTGGATGAGCTGAAGGAGCTGCAGGACAATCCAGAGGAGATTGAACGCTTGGCACTGGAGTCTAATGAGGTTAGAATACATTAGAATGCATCAGAAGGATTGGACTGGAATGGGGGCGGGACTTAAGGGGAGCCACCTTTCCCTAACAATGGCCTGTCTTTATCAGGTTCAGGATGTCCAGTTGGAAAGGGAGATGGCTTTGGCCACAAATCGCAGTCTGGCAGAGCGGAACCTGAAGTTTCAGGAACCCCTCGAAACAGGACGTGCAAACCTCTCAGACAAATATCAAGAACTGCAGAAGCTGGTCGAGCAATGCCAGGAGCAAAAGGCAAAACTGGGTAACGTTTCAGATCTCCTCAGCCTCGGGTGGGGAATCAGTAGGCTTCCCCCCCGAACCAGATTTACTTATTGTGATTCCTCTTCTGCGTTGGGATGTATGCAGGCGAACCCTAGGGTTAGCCACTCCTGATCTGGAAATAGCTCCTGTTTCTTGACACCTCTCCCATTGCAAATGTGGATGGTCATCAAGGAGGGAGGGTCAATTATGAGAAAATATTTTGGTTCCCTCTTTTCTGAGCCTTCTAGCTGCCTGAACAGACTGATGGTGCACCATAGTTTCAATGCTATGGATAACCATAGAAAGCGATGTGCTTGTATATAGGCAACAGAGACCTCTGTTCTTCTTGATCTCCCCAACCTTCCTCTCTCAGTTGTGGCTGGATAGTTGTGTGGTGGCAGCTCTGAAAGCAATGGGAGCTGTGCCTTCAGAGGTGGCACTCTTCACATATATCTGCATGTGCAGAGTCAGGAACCGACATTGTCACTGAGATGGAGGGAAGGAGACGTGCTTGTTTTGCATGGCATTTTTAATCACCCTTCTTTATTCTTTCCCCATCCCACCAGAAAAATTCTCAGCAGCGATGCAGCCTGGCACCCTGTTAAATCTTCTGGAGGTAGAAGGGCAGAAAATTGAAGAAGAATCTGAGGTTAGCCTATGATTTAAACTCAAGAGGAAACAAGACTCATGTCTGATACTGTTTGTTAATACTGGTGATCTATTCTGAGCTCACCTCTCTCCAGGCTGACCCTCATACACCCAGACTGTCGGCCAGGACTGTGTCACCTCTCCTTTCTCACATCCTAAATTCAAGCCAGCATGAGAACCGTCTCATAATGTAGTTcatgtgttttgttttactgAGCTTGTTTTATTTGCTAGAGTGGGTGGCAAGACAGCAGCATGGGCCCCATAAACCACGCAAGCGTCAAGAGTTTATGGGACTCCAGTGCTGTGGCAAAAGAGCCAAGGAACCTGACTGTGGCTTAGGTTCTGGCCTGCCCTTGTGTTTGGCTCTCTCTCTGTATTTTACCTTCTTGCTTCCCAGGATGGTAGACTAGATGCAAAACTGTGCCAAGGTACTGAGGGCTGCAAATGCACTTGAGGGGCACTATTTCATATGTGGACTTGTGGGAACCTGGTCACTGTTGTTCTAGAGCAATGGACAAGTTGCCTGAGAGTATCCAGTTTCtctcgccacccccaccccctgcccagtcTTTTTCACTGTGAATAGTCATTGGGAGATGGAATGTGCATGCTGTGATGAAGAACGCAGAAGAGAACCTTGTTCCTTACTGCAAATGAAAGTCCTGGTTTAATTGTCTTTTTACATTGCAGATGATGGCTGAAAAGTTCCTGGAGGGCGAAGTGCCTCTGGAGACATTCCTGGAGCAGTTTTCCTCCATGAGGAAGTTGTCCCATCTACGGCGGGTGAAAGTGGAGAAGCTTCAGGAAGTGTTGAGGAAGTCTCAGTCTTCCCAAGAGCCAGCCAGAAGCTCTGCGTTCAACCACCAGCATCCTTCCACAATGCCTTCTGGGCCTGCAAACCAGCAGCCACAGAATAGCCTGGCTGGGGGACTACCCTATCCTTTACCTTACAGTCTAACCCCTTGCATGCCCACCGGCCCTTCAGCTCACGGAGCTCTCCAGCCAGCTTCTTTTGCAGGAGCACCTGCTATGGTGGGACATGTCACCTCCTCTCAGCCAAGTAGCCAACCCCCATTTCCGACTAGATCACCTTCGGGTCCTGGGTACCCACCTGTCTCTTCTAGCAGTTCATTACCCCAGCCTCAGGTAGGAGACCCATCTGCATCCTCTGGGTACTCTTGGTCTCCCTCCAGAGCACCCCCTTCTGGACCAGGATACCCTCAGCCCCCTGTTAGGGCTCCATCTACAGGACCAGGATACCCACAGTCTCCATTTTTTCCACCAGCGGGAAGGCCCCAGTGCCCTTATCCTACCCAGCCTCCAGTGCCTAGCTACCCCATCCCTTCCCAGCCTCCATATCCCACAGGTCCAAGCCCACCGTTTGGGTATCCACCACCACCGCCCCTGCCCCCTCAGGGCCCTTCTTGGCCAGGATACTAGTCCCCGTTCCCAGACAGTATTCTTTTTGATAGCAGCCTGATGAATTGATTTTTGCTAGCTACTGAAGCCCAAGATGAAAACTTGGGTGCATCCTCTTGAGAGACATACTTCCGTAAGCATTATATTGATGGCATGTATGGTTTGATGCTGTAAGAGTTGGAAAGGAACGGCTGTGTGGGATGGTTCCATTTCCTGAGTATCAGCAGGCAATGACTGTTGGCAGCCTTCAGTGGCCAGCTGTACTGACTAAGCAGTCCGTCCAAGCCATAGTATAAAATACAAATCTAGGCCCAGACACTTAGCTGACGTATACTGGCATTGTTCCAAGTAAGCCGCTTACTGGCCGCAGCTTGGATCTGGTCCTGTGCGTGTGTTGGTGTGCTCATGactgtgtgtgttgttttctaCTTTACTACATTAGAGTATctataatacataaataaaatgaattctGCTCACTTTATAATTTCCACAAAACTCATGATGGAGAAATCAGGTCAGCATTTCTGATGAGAAGAGCATGTTTTCCAgaagaggaatgaatgaatgtatgatTTCTCCTGGCATCAAGAAAATTTTACTATTTACTAGACAGTAGATAGAAAGCACAGCCCAGCTAACGCAAATGGAGAATGAAAAGCTCCCTCACCTAGCCTCAGCTGCAGTCAAGTGTCCGTTCCCATAGAGGTTAGCTAATTTGCATGCTCCTTTCCTCCAGTGTGTTTTCATCATGGCTTATTTGTCTTTATCCTCCCTTCTGAGGGTAAACAGTGGATGTATTAGTTGTACTAATAATTAGTATGTGGAAGGTGTGAGCTAGAGGATCTTGGAACGGTTCGTTGAACAATAAGACAGCAAGTTTAACTTTTATAGAAAGTCAAATTGCTCTGTGTTTTTATACATGGGAATAATGGACAAAATGCTCTTGTTCCTCTTTCCATTGTTGATTGTAGTTTGCTTCACTGAAGCATGTAGGCCTCTGTGGCTGCCCTTTTTCTTCAGTAACCTCTTGGGGTAAGAGAGGACTTTGATAATGAAAGCTTCTCCCTCTTTGTTTGTTGTCCCACTTCAGTTGACAAGAAGAAACACTGGCTACCAATTGAGGAAACCTAGGGGATCTAATGTTGATCAAAATAGCTTTGCTAAGCACTTTATCCTTTTGCTTGCccgtaatttatttttaaaaaatagactaCTAATAGATTTGACCCGGTAGAATGCGCCTGGAATTTGATGGAAGCAATTCCATATCTGTGATTAATTATGGTAATAAAACTTGGATGAATTGCACAGAAGCTTATGATTATGACTTTTGGAAATGGAGTTGTAGTGATTGATATCTGATATTGATGCTTCTTTTTTGCTTGCTAAACATCTTCCCTTTGACTTCTAGTTTGTGTCAATAAGGCCTTTCACCTTTCATCTCACAGAGTCATATGTTTCCTTGTCGTATCTGACTGTTCCTTGTGTCTGTGCCCTACTTAAGAGATCCATTTGTGCATCTTTCTTCCCCATGGACTAATAAACTTTGCCCTTCTCAACATCCTTCAACACCATGTTTCCTCTATCTTGTCCACTGCAATTTCTACCATCCATTTGCCCTTTCCTTATTGATGCATTTAGTGTTGTTCTGTTTCTGTATACTGTAATTAACCTCTCATATGGAAGGCACTGACATTTAACTCTCAGTTCCCCAACTTTGATCTATTAGGTTTATCATCTATACTTGGTTAGACTCTAACCTAACACTAGATCAGAGGTGATATACCTTCTTTGCTCCAAGGGCTGCATGGGCCACATGACAAAAGTGAGTATAGCCACCCCATACTCTCATTTCGAATGGATTAGTGCATGTCGACACATACAAGACAAGTGTGATGGGCCTTATCTTTGGCTGCATGCACATAGTTTTGCATCACATATTAATACATTTTATGTAGGAAGAGATCTTGGCAGCACTTGCAGAGAATACATTCTGAAAATAGCTGTCCTATGTGCACTAAAATTAGGTCCTGGAGGACTGCATGTGAAAAATTCTGTTTGTagataaatatggacagtactcTGAAAACTGACTATAGAAAGTAGAAACGACCAGAGCTCTAAGGTGGTTCTTAAAGAGTCTAAAAGCCAGAGTAAGCCTATTTGTTCAATTTTTCTGCTTtctaaataaaacttttttttgtaatcctATACAAATCAATGGAGTGGTTAAATTGTCTAGGACAGAACAGGTTTTTTGTCTAGTCAGTTTCATTCCAAAGGGAAaccacattttcatttttaactgCATTTCTAGTCTCAACTTTCTACCTTGGAACTTACAATCGTATGGTTCTCTGCCTttgtccttacaacaaccctgtcaggtaggtCAGCTGGAGGTAACATAatgagcttcaaggctgagtgaAGATATGAACAAAGATGTCTCTACTAAttcaacacactaaccactacagcaTGTGTGTGTTACATGTATGGTAATCTTTTGAGATACtaacatcattttttaaatttcagaAGTACCTTTATAAAAAAAGTTCTTTGGATCAGAAAGGGGGAATATTATTATTTAGGCACAGAGCATGGCAACTTCCTAAATTATACTGAAGTTCCACAATTATTTATAGGTTTTTACTGTGAGGATCATCGTAAGGGGTAACTGTGCACTTCACAAAGAATTTCACTGgcagctttcaaactgctatctCACTTTGCAACTGAAAACTTTGAAATGGCTTCTGCATCATTTAAATATCTAAAATGCCTTTGAAATGTATGGAAGCTTGTATCAATGGGTATTGCATTGACCGGGACGAGAGCCAACTTTGTACAATATGCCAGCCAGCTTTTAGTCTCTGAACTGTGGCCCACCACTTAACCGTCATTGCGTCCAGTCTCAAATACAAAATACACTAAGCTCCTGCCAGTTTGCATGTCTGGGATGTCCCCACCTGCTTTTATTATACTTCCAGATATTAAACATGAATATACACAATTTACAAATTAAATTACAGATGCACTCAAGTGCAAAACAAAGAGTTGACATTAAAAACCCACAGCTATACTTGCTCAATTATGACAAATCTATAAACATATAATCTAGTTTAGTCAATAAGACATTAGCCACTAGGGTAAACTGTTGTGCTtggaaatattctttaaaaagcaGTCCTGGTTTGTTCAATAACAACAGCTTtccctgttgttttttttaaattcatacTTTCCTGTCATAACTCAGAATGGTTACCCAGCCAATTGCACAATATTGTCAGAAATCTTGCCCAGCTAATGCTTGCCAGGGACCCTAGAATTTTTTGAGGCAGTCCTAATTTCTGCAATGATCGCCATTGAGAGATCTAGATACAATCTAGCAACATTCACCAACCTTGTGTCCTCTAgcacaggctggggctgatgggaatcgtcCTAAACAACTGCAgggtacagtataaggttggcaAAGACCACTACAGCTGAAGTCCAAAGGTCATTTTTATAGGTCCTCAAACAGAGAGAACCTAACATAATTCCACTATGAGGTTTGAATATAGAACAATAGTGCTCTGGATGATTTGAGGTAGAGATCCTAATTCCTCTCAGTGCATTGAAAAGGAAATGCACTGGCTTTGTTATTACATCTCTGTGAAGGTAGAGAAGGTCTATACAGTTGCAGGGAGGATGCTGAAGGTATTTCATACTTATTGGTGTGGGTGGAAAGCTTTTTTCAGTTCTGCTGATCTCAGCTTTTCCTTGTATTGGATTCTGCCTGTATCTGCAGGGGAGAACATGAATCCCACAAaattaatatttcatttcattcaatGTGTTAAGAAGTGACAATGCAGTTACTGAAGTTGTAGGATTATATCCTACAGGTTTTGCCTGACACATAGCTCTCATTGTTTAAACACACAGCAAAAATCAGTTTTAATTTATGCTATAAAAGGTAGGTCCAGTCGGGGACgattggggttgcggtgctcatctcgctttattggctgagggagtcggcgtacagcttccgggtcatgtggccagcatgactaagccgcttctggtgaaccagagcagcgcatggaaacgccgtttaccttcccgccggaacagtacctatttatctacttgcactctgacgtgcttttgaactgctaggttggcaggagcggggaccgagcaatgggagctcaccccatcgtggggattcgaaccatcgacgttctgatcggcaagccgtaggctctgtggtttaaaccacagcgccacccgcgtccaatttATGCTATAGACCTACCCTATTTCTGGTGTTTTCTTTCAAGCTAAggatatacaaaaacaaaacaaaaaaacaaataatcAGAGATCAGCTTGGGCGTGAAAGTTTATTGAAATAGGCATGCATACCTTTCTGATTTTACAGCCGTTGTGCAGAACATAAGTCGTAGTCACTGTCAGAAGAGTTGTCTGGGGGGTTGGAAGATCTGTTGCTTGCCCCTTCCAGAgctgtacaaaaataaataaatactgtaatgTTTCAAAGGGAATTGCATATTCCAGGGAAATACTAAAATAACGGCGACTAAAGTAGCAGCAGGATATGCCATAATGCTTTTTGTATTTCGAGGATCTCCCTTTGCATTAGTGTTGTACAAACTCAATAATTGTCTTCATCCAATCACCTTACATTTATATGTTGCATTTATTTAATAGAGGTCAAGATCTAAACAACAATTAATTCCAACAATTCATCAGCTTTCACCCCAATATACCAGTGCATGCTATTGTTATATTTTTCTAGATAACTGCTCACAATTATGTAAATTGCTTCCTAatacgggtgtgtgtgtgtgagtggctGGTGTTTCCTCTGTATTTTCTGGAGATGTTTTCTTAACAGGGCACTTACCTGCATGGTAAGAGTCTAAAGTCAACACTGAGTGGGTGGGGgttgggaggggaggagaa
The nucleotide sequence above comes from Podarcis raffonei isolate rPodRaf1 chromosome 1, rPodRaf1.pri, whole genome shotgun sequence. Encoded proteins:
- the VPS37C gene encoding vacuolar protein sorting-associated protein 37C, with the protein product MMMAFRDKTVDELKELQDNPEEIERLALESNEVQDVQLEREMALATNRSLAERNLKFQEPLETGRANLSDKYQELQKLVEQCQEQKAKLEKFSAAMQPGTLLNLLEVEGQKIEEESEMMAEKFLEGEVPLETFLEQFSSMRKLSHLRRVKVEKLQEVLRKSQSSQEPARSSAFNHQHPSTMPSGPANQQPQNSLAGGLPYPLPYSLTPCMPTGPSAHGALQPASFAGAPAMVGHVTSSQPSSQPPFPTRSPSGPGYPPVSSSSSLPQPQVGDPSASSGYSWSPSRAPPSGPGYPQPPVRAPSTGPGYPQSPFFPPAGRPQCPYPTQPPVPSYPIPSQPPYPTGPSPPFGYPPPPPLPPQGPSWPGY